A genomic region of Zalophus californianus isolate mZalCal1 chromosome 11, mZalCal1.pri.v2, whole genome shotgun sequence contains the following coding sequences:
- the LOC113915247 gene encoding LOW QUALITY PROTEIN: olfactory receptor 8K3-like (The sequence of the model RefSeq protein was modified relative to this genomic sequence to represent the inferred CDS: inserted 1 base in 1 codon), with translation MAWMNKQNLTVLTEFSLMGIIDHPELQVPFFELFLIIYTVSVVGNLGMIILTKVDSRLQTPLXFFFRHLVFIDLGYSSAVGPKMLVNFVANQNTIPYNWCATQLAFFILFIISELFILSAMAYDHYVAIYNPLLYMIVMSQRVCWVLVAVPYVYSAFLTTTTKIFMSSLCDHNVIRHFYCDSLPLLTLLCSSTHDIELIILIFSAFNLVSSLVIVLVSYILILRAILRMNSAEGRHKAFSTCGSHLTVVIVLYATLFFMYVQPKSSHSFDTDKIASAFYTLIIPMLNPMIYSLRNKDVKGALHRIWKNLHKLPIYNSV, from the exons ATGGCCTGgatgaacaaacaaaatctaacaGTGCTAACAGAATTCAGCCTAATGGGAATCATAGACCATCCTGAGCTGCAGGTTCCCTTCTTTGAGCTCTTCCTCATCATCTACACAGTCTCAGTGGTGGGCAACCTGGGCATGATCATCCTCACCAAGGTGGACTCCAGGCTCCAAACACCCT ACTTCTTCTTCAGACACCTGGTTTTCATTGACCTTGGTTATTCATCAGCTGTGGGACCCAAAATGTTAGTAAATTTTGTAGCTAATCAAAATACAATTCCCTATAACTGGTGTGCTACGCAGCTGGCTTTCTTCATCTTGTTCATCATCAGTGAGCTATTCATTCTGTCAGCAATGGCCTATGACCACTATGTGGCCATCTATAACCCTCTGCTCTACATGATTGTTATGTCACAGAGGGTGTGCTGGGTGCTGGTAGCAGTCCCTTATGTCTACAGTGCCTTTCTGACAACCACCACAAAGATATTTATGTCATCCCTCTGTGACCATAATGTCATTAGACATTTTTACTGTGACAGTCTTCCCTTGTTAACTTTGCTGTGCTCAAGCACACATGACATTGAGTTGATAATACTGATCTTTTCAGCATTCAATTTGGTTTCCTCCCTTGTGATAGTGCTTGTGTCCTACATCCTGATCCTAAGGGCCATCCTCAGGATGAACTCTGCAGAGGGCAGGCACAAGGCCTTCTCCACCTGTGGATCTCACCTGACAGTGGTCATTGTATTATATGCAACACTATTCTTCATGTATGTGCAGCCCAAATCCAGTCATTCCTTTGATACTGATAAAATTGCCTCTGCATTTTATACTTTGATAATACCTATGCTGAATCCCATGATCTACAGCCTGAGGAACAAAGATGTAAAAGGTGCCCTGCATAGGATATGGAAAAATCTGCACAAACTGCCTATATACAATTCAGTATAG